A single window of Nitrospirota bacterium DNA harbors:
- a CDS encoding class I SAM-dependent methyltransferase codes for MHKFDPAKIEILMNEERKRELEPVGFLRSNGLSSGMAFADIGCGPGFFTLPASEVVGSKGKVYAVDIQKEMLKELQKRNPDQNIHVILSTENSIPVEDAVCDMVFTAFVFHEASDKPAFLHELKRLLRNNGKLILLDWQKKEEEQGPPFEERIDMTETEELMKAAGFKIEEKGNLCASYYKIKGIK; via the coding sequence ATGCATAAATTTGATCCGGCAAAGATAGAAATACTGATGAATGAAGAGAGGAAGAGGGAGCTGGAACCGGTGGGATTTCTGCGGTCAAACGGGCTTTCTTCAGGGATGGCCTTTGCAGATATCGGCTGCGGGCCAGGTTTTTTCACATTACCTGCATCCGAGGTAGTAGGCAGTAAGGGAAAGGTCTATGCAGTGGATATTCAGAAAGAGATGTTAAAAGAACTGCAAAAGAGGAATCCTGACCAAAACATCCATGTTATACTCTCAACTGAAAATTCAATACCTGTTGAAGACGCTGTGTGTGATATGGTCTTTACTGCGTTTGTCTTTCATGAGGCATCGGATAAACCGGCATTTCTGCATGAACTGAAGAGGCTCTTACGGAATAACGGGAAACTAATCCTATTAGACTGGCAGAAGAAGGAAGAGGAACAGGGGCCTCCTTTTGAAGAAAGGATTGATATGACAGAGACAGAAGAACTCATGAAGGCAGCAGGTTTTAAGATAGAAGAAAAAGGGAACCTGTGTGCTTCTTATTATAAGATCAAAGGAATAAAGTAA
- a CDS encoding DsbA family protein has protein sequence MEKIKAEYFTDPLCSWSWGNEPKYRKLREEFGNRIQWRHRLGGLMERWSKDFYDPLYNLSGGDGEALAKHQEEVSIKTQMPIDVGFWTDGPPMSTHPACIAAKAAGLQGADLEDAFLRRIREGLLTEKRRLDNKEALLKLAEDIPGMNMDRLRIDMDSESAIQAFREDWEAARRPVPEARDTKVTEGHLRYSFPALLLTNDSGEYRILDGDNTYEDYIKSINELAPGIKRSSPPDVETFVRKYRHVATKEVSVVCEISFEKATDALKKLRDASIVRKRPVGHFCMWECI, from the coding sequence ATGGAGAAGATAAAGGCTGAATATTTTACAGACCCGTTATGTTCATGGTCGTGGGGCAATGAACCAAAATACAGGAAGCTAAGAGAAGAGTTTGGTAACCGGATTCAATGGAGGCATAGGTTAGGCGGGTTAATGGAACGATGGTCAAAAGATTTCTATGACCCTTTGTACAATCTGTCCGGCGGTGATGGCGAGGCACTGGCAAAACATCAGGAAGAGGTTTCAATTAAAACCCAGATGCCTATTGATGTAGGTTTCTGGACAGATGGGCCTCCAATGTCTACTCATCCGGCATGTATTGCGGCCAAGGCAGCCGGGCTTCAGGGTGCAGATTTAGAAGATGCATTCCTGCGAAGGATCCGTGAAGGACTCCTAACAGAAAAGCGGCGGTTGGATAATAAGGAGGCATTATTAAAACTTGCAGAAGATATTCCCGGTATGAATATGGACAGGCTACGAATTGACATGGATAGTGAGTCTGCGATACAGGCATTCAGAGAGGATTGGGAGGCAGCCCGCCGCCCTGTGCCGGAGGCCAGGGATACAAAGGTGACAGAGGGACATTTGAGATATTCATTTCCTGCATTGCTTCTCACAAACGATTCCGGTGAATACAGGATACTTGATGGAGATAATACTTATGAAGATTATATTAAATCTATCAATGAACTGGCACCGGGAATTAAACGTTCTTCACCTCCTGATGTAGAAACATTTGTCAGAAAATACAGGCATGTAGCTACTAAAGAGGTATCTGTGGTTTGCGAGATATCATTTGAGAAAGCCACGGATGCATTGAAGAAGTTACGTGATGCCTCAATTGTCAGGAAGAGGCCTGTCGGACATTTTTGTATGTGGGAATGTATATAA
- a CDS encoding TlpA family protein disulfide reductase, translated as MNDKANGTNKLSAIIIGIVVLAGIVGMVWLKSNKYAPVITGSDAPDFTLKDLSGREHSLSSYHGKVVFVNFWATWCKSCREEMPSMQTLYKYLKDRDVPFEMLAISMDRVTTQKEVDSFVKSLGITFPVLLDPWGKTDGKYKLTGVPETYIIDQEGRVVEKIIGPRDWTTIGSVEKLFGLLHISTEPEKKGG; from the coding sequence ATGAATGATAAAGCTAACGGTACAAACAAACTCAGCGCCATTATTATCGGTATTGTTGTACTGGCCGGTATCGTCGGTATGGTATGGCTTAAGAGCAATAAATATGCCCCGGTTATTACAGGTTCTGATGCCCCTGATTTTACCCTTAAAGATTTGAGCGGCAGAGAACATTCGCTTTCCTCTTATCACGGTAAGGTTGTATTTGTAAATTTCTGGGCTACATGGTGCAAGAGCTGTAGAGAAGAGATGCCGTCTATGCAGACACTTTATAAATATCTGAAAGATAGAGATGTCCCTTTTGAGATGCTTGCCATCAGCATGGACAGGGTAACCACGCAAAAAGAAGTGGACAGTTTTGTGAAGAGTCTTGGAATTACCTTTCCGGTACTCCTTGACCCGTGGGGCAAGACAGACGGAAAATACAAACTTACCGGCGTACCTGAGACTTATATTATAGATCAGGAAGGGAGGGTTGTTGAAAAGATCATCGGCCCCCGTGACTGGACAACTATCGGGTCTGTCGAGAAATTATTCGGGCTTCTCCATATCAGTACAGAGCCTGAAAAAAAGGGAGGATAA
- a CDS encoding cytochrome c biogenesis protein ResB yields the protein MKVNQTGSRIKQKGFVLKIFDVFASIKLAVAIFFLLALGSIIGTVIEQGLSPEEYLAKFGERQAYWINLLKLNDTYHSWWFTSLLALLAINLSVCVAKRVPVIMKSYRFADLDFTHNLVTNLRNSTIIQYSGNIEDAKAKVISVLSGRKYKIITENTPKGISIVAAKGRIGRLGAIISHISIFIILMGAVLSSAIGYRSFYPFYEHEPVYVPQGNFYLQMDKFWIDYYDTGMIKDYFSTMTVIDHGKKVLTKTIQVNDPLQYKGVWFYQSSYGMAWDRIDKAFIKITDKKTGNIVAEDVLDFRKEKEIKGTDLRINATNFLSHFAYDSQSNQIYSKSPEHENPAVQLDIYEGGKLISTPWIFYKYPNMFPVKNSKYNFILAGYNAPQYSGLQIAKDPGVNLVWVGSFMLMIGLFISFFVFHRRLWVKVVSSENNTLIYIGGLTNKDFIGFEKEMKVITESF from the coding sequence GTGAAAGTAAATCAAACAGGATCCCGGATTAAACAGAAGGGGTTTGTTTTAAAAATATTTGACGTTTTTGCCTCAATTAAGCTGGCAGTTGCAATATTCTTTCTTCTGGCGCTTGGCTCTATTATTGGGACTGTTATAGAGCAGGGGCTTTCTCCTGAAGAGTATCTTGCAAAGTTTGGGGAGAGGCAGGCATACTGGATTAATCTGCTCAAGCTTAACGATACCTATCATAGCTGGTGGTTTACCTCCCTGCTTGCACTTCTTGCCATAAACCTTTCTGTTTGTGTGGCAAAGAGAGTTCCGGTAATAATGAAGTCCTACCGTTTTGCAGACCTTGATTTTACCCATAATCTTGTCACGAATTTAAGGAACAGTACAATAATACAGTATTCCGGAAACATCGAAGATGCGAAGGCAAAGGTTATATCTGTGCTTTCAGGCCGTAAGTATAAGATAATTACAGAGAACACCCCCAAAGGTATTTCAATTGTTGCGGCAAAAGGGAGGATAGGCAGACTCGGCGCTATTATAAGCCACATTAGTATATTCATCATACTCATGGGGGCAGTATTAAGCAGTGCCATAGGATACAGAAGTTTTTATCCATTTTATGAGCATGAACCTGTTTATGTGCCTCAGGGGAATTTTTATTTACAGATGGATAAGTTCTGGATTGATTATTATGATACCGGCATGATTAAAGATTATTTCAGTACGATGACTGTTATAGATCATGGTAAGAAGGTATTAACAAAGACCATTCAGGTAAATGATCCTTTACAATACAAGGGGGTCTGGTTTTACCAGAGCAGTTACGGCATGGCGTGGGATCGTATTGATAAGGCTTTTATTAAGATTACGGATAAGAAGACAGGGAATATTGTGGCAGAGGATGTTCTGGATTTCAGGAAGGAGAAGGAGATAAAGGGGACAGACTTACGGATAAATGCTACCAATTTTCTTTCTCATTTTGCTTATGATTCACAGAGTAATCAGATCTACTCTAAGTCGCCGGAACATGAGAACCCGGCAGTACAGCTCGATATTTATGAAGGCGGGAAGCTGATTTCAACCCCATGGATATTTTATAAATATCCTAATATGTTTCCGGTTAAGAACTCCAAATATAATTTTATACTTGCCGGCTACAATGCACCGCAATATTCAGGCCTCCAGATAGCAAAAGACCCCGGCGTAAATCTTGTCTGGGTCGGGAGTTTTATGCTGATGATAGGTCTGTTTATTTCCTTTTTTGTATTTCACAGGAGACTATGGGTTAAGGTCGTGTCTTCTGAAAATAATACACTGATCTATATAGGAGGCCTGACCAATAAAGACTTTATCGGTTTTGAGAAGGAGATGAAGGTAATTACAGAATCTTTTTAA
- a CDS encoding HD domain-containing protein, which yields MNKETILKKTEDYVKKQMESESSGHDWWHIYRVWKTAIHIGKEEKADIFTIQLAALLHDIADHKFHGGDLTVGPRVAGEWLEGLNVDKEVIANVCEIIKDISFKGAGVETPMRTQEGMVVQDADRLDAIGAIGIARAFAYGGYKGLEIYNPDIKPAEHETFEQYKNNKGPSINHFYEKLLLLKDMMNTKTAKKMAEERHHYMEGYLDRFYKEWEGEE from the coding sequence ATGAATAAAGAAACAATCTTAAAAAAGACTGAAGACTATGTAAAGAAACAAATGGAATCCGAAAGCTCAGGGCATGACTGGTGGCATATTTACAGGGTATGGAAGACGGCTATACATATCGGTAAAGAGGAAAAGGCGGATATCTTTACTATTCAGCTTGCGGCCCTTCTACATGATATTGCAGACCACAAATTTCATGGCGGTGATTTGACTGTAGGTCCGCGGGTTGCCGGAGAATGGCTTGAGGGGCTTAATGTAGATAAAGAGGTTATTGCAAATGTATGTGAGATTATAAAAGATATATCATTCAAGGGTGCAGGTGTTGAGACACCGATGCGTACACAGGAAGGGATGGTGGTACAGGATGCCGACCGACTGGATGCCATTGGTGCCATTGGTATTGCGAGGGCATTTGCTTATGGCGGATACAAGGGATTGGAAATCTACAACCCTGATATTAAACCGGCAGAACATGAGACCTTTGAGCAATATAAGAACAACAAAGGCCCCTCCATCAACCACTTTTATGAAAAACTCCTTTTATTAAAAGATATGATGAACACAAAGACTGCAAAGAAAATGGCTGAGGAAAGACATCATTATATGGAAGGTTACTTAGACAGATTTTATAAGGAGTGGGAAGGGGAGGAGTAA
- the ccsB gene encoding c-type cytochrome biogenesis protein CcsB, translating to MVNSFFIFDILFWIYLIAAFCYIFYVALKKDSIGSIAFILTVIGWIVNTAALIVRMMETGRAPYVNLYETMVLLTWMVVAGFIAMALKFPKLRVLGVVIISLAFLAIGAAAMLPYRYQAIEPLIPALQSNWLILHVLTTFVGYAGFAIAFGIGILYLFKESAERKGRPSFLDRFPSAEILDDMNYKFIAIGFPFVTLGIILGAIWANYAWGGYWSWDPKETWSLIVWFIYAGYFHGRLVRGWKGRKTAYFSIIGFLAVIFLYWGVSFVLPGLHAYA from the coding sequence ATGGTCAATTCATTTTTCATATTCGACATTTTGTTCTGGATATATCTGATAGCAGCATTCTGCTATATCTTTTATGTAGCACTAAAGAAGGATTCTATCGGCAGTATAGCATTTATACTTACTGTTATCGGCTGGATTGTAAATACTGCGGCACTTATAGTAAGGATGATGGAGACAGGCAGGGCACCGTATGTAAATCTGTATGAGACAATGGTGTTGCTGACGTGGATGGTGGTTGCGGGCTTTATTGCTATGGCTCTAAAATTTCCCAAACTTCGCGTGTTAGGGGTAGTCATTATTTCCCTTGCATTTCTTGCTATCGGCGCTGCGGCTATGCTCCCTTACAGATACCAGGCAATTGAGCCGCTCATACCGGCATTGCAGAGCAACTGGCTGATTCTGCACGTACTTACAACATTTGTAGGATATGCCGGTTTTGCGATTGCATTCGGTATCGGGATTTTATACCTTTTCAAAGAAAGTGCTGAACGAAAAGGCAGACCCTCTTTCTTAGACAGGTTTCCAAGTGCAGAGATTCTTGATGATATGAATTATAAGTTTATTGCCATTGGATTCCCATTCGTCACCCTCGGAATAATTCTTGGTGCTATATGGGCCAATTATGCTTGGGGCGGGTACTGGAGCTGGGATCCGAAAGAGACATGGTCGCTCATCGTATGGTTTATCTATGCAGGCTATTTCCATGGCAGGCTTGTCAGGGGATGGAAAGGGAGAAAGACTGCATATTTCTCAATAATAGGATTCTTAGCTGTAATCTTTCTCTACTGGGGAGTCAGCTTTGTATTACCGGGACTTCATGCCTACGCATAA
- the murJ gene encoding murein biosynthesis integral membrane protein MurJ, with translation MSYGDFRMNNQEKVTKAAAILGSTTLISRIFGFVRDMVVARVFGAGMVADAFFVAYRIPGLLRELFAEGSMSAAFIPVFSGYLHEEGKEEALKVAKSTFTILIVVLLIVTVIGIAAAPWVVALIAPGFHAAGDKFVLTVRLTQIMFPYLLFVSIAALFMGILNTLGSFVIPGLSSVALSILMISGVYIFAPLFSIPIYGLAIGVFLGGICQFALQIPSLWKRDMKMGWYFKPSHPGLIRIGKLMIPMILGLSVTQVNIFVNTVLSSYLDEGSVAYLYYGIRLIHFPLGIFGVAMSSAILPTLSASAVKKDYAEVRNTYSFAARLLLFITLPAMVGLIVLRIPIVSVLFQSRAFDFTATLGTADALLYYSIGLWAFAGTRVTAQVFYSLQDTKTPVKAGVIAVIVNIALSIALMKPLRHGGLALATSVAAMVNLSFLIYALRKKLGRINLREIIGSMKTVIPANILMGIVGWLITRGNIWGTNGNLLLKTGILIAGIVLSTLAYIAVLHVSKNKELQFLWGMLKSKR, from the coding sequence GTGAGCTATGGAGATTTTCGGATGAATAATCAAGAAAAGGTTACAAAGGCGGCGGCGATACTTGGAAGCACAACCCTGATAAGCAGGATATTCGGGTTTGTACGGGATATGGTTGTTGCGCGGGTATTTGGTGCAGGGATGGTGGCGGATGCATTTTTTGTTGCTTACCGTATTCCAGGACTTTTAAGAGAACTGTTTGCAGAAGGTTCAATGTCAGCGGCCTTTATACCGGTTTTCAGCGGTTACCTTCATGAGGAGGGAAAGGAAGAGGCATTGAAGGTTGCCAAATCCACTTTTACAATCCTGATTGTAGTTCTCTTGATAGTAACTGTTATAGGTATTGCCGCTGCCCCGTGGGTAGTGGCCCTTATTGCACCAGGCTTTCATGCCGCAGGTGACAAGTTTGTTCTTACAGTCCGTCTTACTCAGATAATGTTTCCCTACCTCCTCTTTGTGTCAATAGCTGCCCTGTTCATGGGCATATTGAATACACTCGGTTCGTTTGTAATACCCGGCCTTTCATCTGTGGCATTATCAATCTTAATGATCAGCGGTGTATATATCTTTGCCCCGCTCTTCAGTATCCCCATATACGGTCTTGCAATCGGTGTGTTTCTGGGCGGTATATGCCAGTTTGCACTCCAGATACCTTCCCTATGGAAAAGGGACATGAAGATGGGGTGGTATTTTAAGCCCTCCCATCCCGGCCTGATTCGGATCGGCAAGCTGATGATTCCGATGATTCTCGGTCTTTCTGTGACTCAGGTGAACATATTTGTGAACACAGTCCTTTCCTCTTATCTGGATGAGGGGAGTGTTGCATATCTCTACTATGGGATAAGGCTTATCCATTTTCCGCTCGGTATATTCGGGGTGGCAATGTCGTCAGCGATCCTTCCTACGCTTTCTGCTTCTGCTGTTAAGAAGGATTATGCAGAGGTACGGAATACCTATTCCTTTGCAGCAAGACTCCTGTTATTTATAACCCTGCCCGCCATGGTCGGGCTGATAGTATTGAGAATCCCTATTGTAAGTGTCTTGTTTCAATCGAGGGCATTTGATTTTACTGCTACACTCGGAACAGCAGATGCACTGTTGTATTATTCAATCGGCCTGTGGGCATTTGCAGGTACAAGGGTAACTGCCCAGGTCTTCTACTCCCTGCAGGACACAAAGACACCGGTCAAGGCAGGTGTAATTGCGGTGATAGTAAATATAGCACTCTCCATTGCCCTTATGAAACCGTTAAGGCACGGCGGACTGGCTCTGGCAACATCTGTTGCAGCGATGGTAAATTTATCATTCCTGATCTATGCACTAAGAAAGAAGCTCGGCAGGATAAATCTTAGGGAGATAATAGGTTCGATGAAAACAGTGATACCTGCCAACATACTAATGGGCATAGTGGGATGGTTAATTACCCGCGGGAATATCTGGGGAACAAACGGCAATCTTCTACTGAAGACAGGCATACTCATCGCCGGTATAGTTTTGAGTACATTGGCTTATATTGCTGTACTTCATGTATCTAAAAATAAAGAGCTGCAGTTTTTGTGGGGGATGTTGAAAAGTAAGCGGTAA
- a CDS encoding geranylgeranyl reductase family protein, producing the protein MGDSTTDFDVIVVGAGPSGSTTAYELAKAGMSVLILEKEKFPRYKPCGGGLSLKLERILSVNIKDVIESTITGSYFSYQQKDGLYLWSDRPIAHMVMRDKFDTLLVSEAVKAGAAFRDRVKVNGITESSSGYDVISDEESFHGRYVIGADGVNGVVRRFIRPREIRTMAASIEAEIPVEKDLIDKHNNYVHIDFGTIPYGYAWVFPKNGVLSAGIAGFRGVVKQPKKYFDQFIKAHSSISEVSNYKYKGYPIPLFRNHQSLTKGGVLLTGDAGNLVDPFFGEGIYYAIRSGQLASSVVIDARNKGYDTLSGYDGLLDSELYPEFKAAQKISQFVYTFPKTWFDILTDKPELAEKYYNVLRGESSYREFLKELKGIAGSLMKTALKSGFLQLFS; encoded by the coding sequence ATGGGTGACAGTACAACGGATTTTGATGTAATAGTGGTCGGGGCGGGACCTTCCGGCTCTACAACTGCTTATGAGCTTGCAAAAGCGGGTATGAGTGTCCTCATACTTGAGAAAGAAAAGTTTCCACGCTACAAACCCTGCGGCGGCGGCCTTTCACTTAAACTAGAACGTATCCTTTCTGTAAACATTAAAGATGTAATAGAATCTACAATAACCGGTTCTTACTTCAGTTATCAGCAAAAAGACGGGCTTTATCTATGGTCCGACAGACCGATCGCCCACATGGTTATGAGGGATAAGTTTGATACATTACTCGTCTCAGAGGCTGTAAAGGCCGGTGCCGCTTTCAGGGACAGGGTAAAGGTTAATGGGATAACAGAGTCAAGTAGCGGCTATGATGTCATCAGCGATGAAGAGAGCTTTCATGGCAGATATGTTATTGGTGCTGATGGCGTAAATGGTGTTGTCAGGAGATTTATCCGCCCGCGGGAGATACGCACCATGGCGGCCTCTATTGAGGCTGAGATCCCTGTTGAAAAGGACTTGATTGATAAGCATAACAATTATGTGCATATTGACTTCGGCACTATTCCTTATGGTTATGCATGGGTCTTCCCTAAGAATGGTGTATTGTCTGCCGGCATTGCAGGTTTCCGGGGTGTTGTAAAACAACCCAAAAAATATTTTGACCAGTTTATTAAGGCACATTCTTCAATCAGTGAAGTCAGTAACTATAAGTATAAAGGCTATCCAATCCCATTATTCAGAAACCACCAGAGTCTTACAAAGGGCGGAGTCTTATTAACCGGTGATGCAGGCAATCTTGTTGACCCATTTTTTGGTGAAGGGATATATTACGCCATAAGGAGCGGTCAGCTTGCATCGTCTGTAGTAATTGATGCGAGGAACAAAGGATATGATACCCTTTCCGGATATGATGGGCTTCTTGATTCTGAACTGTATCCTGAATTCAAGGCCGCACAGAAAATATCTCAGTTTGTATATACCTTCCCTAAGACATGGTTTGACATCCTCACTGATAAGCCTGAACTTGCTGAAAAATACTACAATGTGCTGAGGGGTGAAAGCAGCTATAGAGAATTCTTAAAAGAGCTTAAGGGCATTGCCGGTTCTTTGATGAAGACAGCATTGAAGAGCGGATTCCTGCAATTATTCAGTTAA
- a CDS encoding M14 family metallocarboxypeptidase produces the protein MWNYTSIIKRLKKNKTMEIITAGKIESGHPLYILQCGIGNKKILLSSGIHGDEPAGVEAVLRYIEMGEMGEGGRVAGEGINKWYNKYQFTIFPCISPTGIEKGTRENIRGIDLNREFGGNDPPEEVKIYQRAIEGRHFDLYLDFHEDVDGTGFYLYEVINKKETSIGKKIIETMSKKYPIDMRERIDGFPNCGGVICPQKGKARFPVRRKNIPLPLYLYLHGTKHCLTLESPSTFPIEDRVAMHLSALELILAL, from the coding sequence ATGTGGAATTACACATCCATAATAAAACGTCTGAAGAAAAATAAAACCATGGAGATTATTACGGCCGGCAAAATAGAATCCGGCCATCCTCTATACATACTTCAATGCGGTATTGGAAATAAGAAGATATTACTTTCATCCGGCATTCATGGGGATGAACCGGCCGGAGTAGAGGCTGTATTACGTTACATTGAAATGGGGGAAATGGGGGAAGGCGGCAGAGTTGCAGGAGAAGGTATTAATAAATGGTACAACAAATATCAATTCACTATATTCCCGTGCATCAGTCCCACCGGTATTGAAAAAGGCACAAGGGAGAATATCAGAGGCATAGACCTGAATCGCGAATTTGGTGGAAACGACCCGCCGGAAGAGGTTAAAATATATCAGCGTGCTATTGAGGGAAGGCACTTTGATTTATATCTTGATTTTCATGAAGATGTTGATGGAACAGGCTTTTATCTTTATGAGGTCATAAATAAAAAAGAGACTTCTATAGGAAAAAAGATTATAGAGACAATGTCTAAAAAGTACCCGATTGATATGAGAGAGAGAATAGATGGATTTCCTAATTGCGGGGGCGTAATATGTCCACAAAAAGGGAAGGCAAGATTCCCTGTCAGGAGGAAGAATATACCTCTTCCTTTATATCTATATCTTCATGGTACAAAACATTGCCTTACACTGGAATCGCCATCAACTTTTCCTATAGAGGATCGGGTGGCAATGCATTTATCCGCCTTAGAGCTGATCCTTGCACTATAA
- a CDS encoding site-2 protease family protein produces MVTSGFKLFRVLGIPIHVHYTWFIVFSLVVYTLAINYFPYMGPYYSPSVRWFMAVLSALILFSSILLHELAHSYVAQKEGITISSITLFVFGGIAKMAGETKSPKGEMKIAIAGPALSLCLAIIFWIIAFIFKRGMATSPVLAISYFLATSNTAIAIFNLIPGFPLDGGRLLRAAIWHKTGNLNKATLISSRIGKGFAIFLIAMGLWDIMHGEFISGLWAIFIGMFLQQVAGEGYKQTVLHNTLVVVKVRDIMVSPVVVIDDEFMTLDRVVNDYFFRYRYNSFPIVSGNMLLGTVSLHDVRNVEKEKWPDVRVREIMCTNPAEFTISPELSAEDALDKMVEDNRGRLVVIELGNIIGIISQRDIMHVLKLKTDLGK; encoded by the coding sequence ATGGTAACTTCCGGCTTTAAACTTTTCAGGGTACTGGGCATACCCATTCATGTACACTATACATGGTTTATTGTCTTTTCCCTTGTAGTCTATACCCTTGCAATAAATTATTTTCCTTATATGGGGCCTTACTACAGTCCTTCAGTCAGGTGGTTTATGGCTGTTCTCTCTGCCTTAATATTGTTTTCTTCAATCCTGTTACATGAACTTGCACATTCTTATGTTGCACAAAAAGAAGGGATTACGATCAGCAGTATTACCCTGTTTGTCTTCGGGGGGATAGCTAAGATGGCCGGCGAGACAAAGTCCCCAAAGGGGGAGATGAAGATTGCCATAGCAGGGCCGGCATTAAGTTTATGTCTCGCGATAATCTTCTGGATTATTGCATTTATCTTTAAAAGAGGCATGGCAACATCTCCTGTGCTTGCCATATCTTATTTCCTTGCAACTTCAAATACAGCCATTGCCATATTCAATCTTATCCCTGGTTTCCCGCTTGACGGCGGCAGGCTCTTACGGGCGGCTATCTGGCATAAGACAGGGAATCTTAACAAGGCCACACTTATCTCAAGCCGCATTGGTAAGGGTTTTGCCATATTTCTAATCGCAATGGGACTATGGGATATTATGCATGGTGAATTCATCAGCGGTCTCTGGGCGATTTTTATAGGCATGTTTCTCCAGCAGGTAGCAGGAGAGGGATATAAACAGACCGTACTGCATAACACACTCGTTGTTGTAAAAGTCCGCGATATTATGGTCTCGCCTGTAGTAGTCATAGATGATGAATTTATGACACTCGACAGGGTAGTGAATGACTATTTCTTCCGCTACCGTTATAACAGCTTCCCGATAGTCTCCGGTAACATGCTCCTTGGTACTGTCTCCCTTCATGATGTCAGGAATGTTGAAAAAGAGAAGTGGCCGGATGTTCGTGTGAGAGAGATCATGTGCACCAATCCTGCGGAGTTCACCATATCCCCTGAACTAAGTGCTGAAGATGCCTTAGACAAAATGGTAGAAGATAACCGCGGCCGCCTTGTAGTCATAGAGCTGGGAAATATAATTGGAATAATCAGTCAGCGGGATATCATGCATGTATTGAAGTTAAAGACCGACCTCGGGAAGTAG
- a CDS encoding cytochrome c biogenesis protein CcdA: MAFLAGLLSFVSPCVLPLVPSFVTYITGLTFEDITSDKDRARIRKITISNSLAFIAGFTTIFILFGASATFIGQVFLQYQDIIQKIGAVLIILFGLYIMGVLKLNFLTKEKKFHIENKPSGYLGSYIVGMAFAAGWTPCVGPILGTILLYASTTGSIGKGIGLLAVYSLGLGLPLFISALAINTFISTFKVIARYMRWITIISGIFLILIGVMIFTNSFTIITTWFQQHGIGYTIEL, encoded by the coding sequence ATGGCATTTCTCGCAGGGCTTCTGTCATTTGTCTCGCCATGCGTATTACCGCTCGTACCGTCTTTTGTAACCTACATAACAGGGCTTACATTTGAAGATATTACATCTGATAAAGACAGGGCAAGGATACGAAAAATAACCATCAGCAATTCTCTTGCATTTATCGCCGGATTCACAACTATTTTTATTTTATTCGGTGCATCAGCAACATTTATCGGACAGGTATTTCTGCAGTATCAGGATATTATTCAAAAGATTGGAGCAGTCCTGATAATCCTATTCGGATTGTATATTATGGGGGTACTGAAACTCAATTTCCTGACAAAAGAGAAAAAGTTTCACATAGAAAATAAACCATCAGGGTACTTAGGTTCGTATATAGTTGGAATGGCATTTGCGGCCGGATGGACGCCGTGTGTCGGCCCGATATTAGGAACAATACTGCTGTATGCAAGTACCACCGGCTCAATTGGAAAAGGGATCGGACTACTCGCTGTTTACTCCCTTGGACTTGGCCTGCCTCTTTTTATTTCAGCCCTTGCAATAAATACATTCATCTCCACATTTAAGGTTATTGCAAGATATATGAGATGGATAACCATAATAAGCGGGATATTCCTCATCCTGATAGGGGTTATGATTTTTACAAATTCCTTTACCATCATCACAACATGGTTCCAACAGCACGGGATAGGGTATACGATAGAGTTGTAA